In Cydia amplana chromosome 5, ilCydAmpl1.1, whole genome shotgun sequence, the genomic window CACATGCGTGTTGCTGAGCTCAGATATAAGTCCGTCCACATACAAGTTAAAGAGCTTTGGCGAAGACAACCCTCCCTGTCTTACGCCAcacaaaacaacaaaataaatgaaactgaaactgaaactaAACCGTACGAGTCTGAACGTGCACCAGCCCATCGCACACAATTGCGCTGATTAGCGTACCAATACTGAAATATGCTGGTCAATTCCGTAGGTATGTTCCTATCCCTCATCTTCTGCCATAAGACGTCGTAGGAAACTAAGTCGAAGGCTTTAGAGAGGTCCAGGAAACATGCGTAGACGGTAGTGCTACCGTCAGTGTAATACCGGATGGCATGTTTAAGGCTCAAAATGGCAGTTTCAGTCGAGAGGCCAGGTCTAAATCCAAATTGTCCGTCCTGAAACTGTAAGTAGTGGTCAAGTTGGGCGTTAAGCATGCCATCCAATACTTTGGCGAGTACATTTGCGAGAGAGATTGGTCTATACTTAGTTGGTTTTGTCAGCGATGTCTCCAGTCTTATTTTTCACTATTGGTACAACAATGGTATTCATTAATTCATCTGGTAAGTAGGCATGTCTTAGACAAAGTGAACAGAACATAGACAAAACTCTCGGCAAATGAATCCCGGCATATTTTAAGTGTTCGATACTGAGGCAGTCACTACCAGGGGACTTGCCTCTATTCATGTCTCTAATAGCGTTTGCTACTTGTTTGGCCGTGATATGAATTATCGCCCTATCATGACTAGTCTCAGCATCGATCACCTGTTGCGAAGGACCTAAAGGTGATTTCACCGTGAAATGCTTCCTAAATACTTCCGCAATTTCCTTGGGTTCACTTTGCCCTGCAACGCTCACGGGTAGGCTAGGCTTGATATTAAGCTTGTTTGTAGCTTTCCAAAATTTAGTGAAGTTTTTAGTTTCCCTATGCGTCGCAATGATATCCATCTTAATTTGTTCTTGGTGTTTTATGCACCAGTTCAGTTTACTTTTAAATACTTTACGAGATTCACacatttcatcatatatttTTCCTGTACTAGGTTTATTACAATTAAGCcacattttgtatttaagtcTCGCCTCCCCGTGCGCACTACGAACATGTTTATTCCAGCCGCAGACACGTTTATCTCTTTTGGAACAGGTCTATGTTGTCAGAACTATGTTGACGACAATTTtctgtataaaatataattatgtatgttttatATCCGTGTATTAAATATAATCACAATAACTTAACAATATTTTCGTAGCAGGAGCCTGATTATGCCAACTTAAAGCCAGTCCAGACGGgttgatcaaatcggtcgaatCAGAAAAGTAATTGGCGACAATCTCCAATTGAATCACCAATAttagatttatggtgatatttgagcgctctaaatgaaaaaaaagcggccaagtgcgagtcggactcgcccattaagggttccgtatttaggggatttatgacgtattaaaaaaaactatacttactagatctcgttcaaaccaattttcggtggaagtttgcatggtaatgtacatcatacttatatatttttttagttttatcattctcttattttagaagttacagggggggggacgacacacaatttaccactttggaagtatctctcgcgcaaactattcagtttagaaaaaaatgatattataaccttaatatcatttttgaagacctatccatagacagataccccacacgtatgggtttcagttctaagtatggggaacccccaaatttttttttttctatttttgtgcgaaaatcttaatgcggttcacagaatacatctacttaccaagtttcaacagtatagttcttatagtttcggaaaaaagtggctgtgacatacggacggacggacagacagacagacagacagacatgacgaatccataagggttccgttttttgccatttggctacggaaccctaaaaatgcccaGAATAAACGCgaatactagcgtcacaaattggtattcttgcgtccgcacctccattttatcggtaatatcggctataatcggcgagccaaataagcgtttgcgtccgcaccacCCGATTTGAtcagacaatttaatcagattggcgaaaaactGTTCCCGTCTGGTCTGGCCTTTATTGTTCAATTTCACCAGACACAGCCATAAAGACTGAAGTAAAGCTTCAAGGAGTTTATTAATCAAGTAAAACTGGGCTTAGTGGCATTTTTCTCCAAGGATGTCGTGTTCATTATTTCTCTAGAAGGCGGGCGGCATGATGAGAAATTAATCCGGGGGTGGGCAGGTGGCCGACCGTCGCCGCAGGTGCTGTGTGGGCCAATTTGCGACAACCAGTGTCGCCCAAGCCTATGTACACTGTATAATCCAACCAGATACGTCTTCAACTAATACCGCGGCGCCTTAAGATTTTTTATCGCCGAGTTCCCGGGGCTTCAGGCTCGCTTTAGAGTTTTTCATTTTTTCCTACGTGGATGGAACGTTTAAGCAAATTTGTATGACAGCACTTTACGCGTATTTAATACGATTAGAATGCAGCGTCTAGTCTATACACGgtgttttattgaattccgttaagaGGAAAGGAAACAATCGAGCAAAACGAACGATAGTACATAGCTATGATTAAAATACatcaatttatgtaaaaatattttcaataatgttaatatccagaaaggaaaatgggaactacgtttgtatgaaaaggcggttTCGGAGCGGTCGTCCCCTTTCGTCTTAACTTCGGGATATGTCTAATTAGTACATTTAAAGAAACTGAAtggcatttatatttataatttatcttttttttattttccataAAAAGTGCTGCATATCGAAATATGGCCATAGCGTTATTGTAACACGGGCATGAAAACaaggtatttattaaataaataagttaacaggtaaatgtacattaataaagaaataaactaacttaactttATTACACGGGCATTATATTGAACttaaccaaacaattgaaaactaTGACATATTGGTCCGAGATAGTACTTTttgcgtttagtagcaaatgtagaACTCTAAACTCGTACTAAACACTAAGCACTCGTACTAAATGCTCGTAGGGGTCTtatcaggttttttttaattgattatcTCAAAATTGAGTTAATTGGAATACCGAAGTCTTTGAGAAAGTAActtaatttaagctcaggaatgcacccttgaaattaacggagttATAAAACACGGTGTAGATTTTTAATCACCTTTGTCTCGAAGGGCATAATTGAGTTGCATATAAGTTAATGTCAGTGATGGCAGAGTTATTATATTAAGGTTTGGTGAGTTAAAATAGATCAACCATTTTCATTTATACTTAatcaattttcatttatttataataaaaatatatcaataacTACTCTCAGTGGAAAAGCGTCTCGCGGAAGGCGGGCGCGTAATCCCGACATATCTTGGTACATTTCTCAACGCGACACAGCGGGACTTAGCGGAAAGCCGCGCCGCGCAGATGCTTATCTCaataacagttttatttatttttgccagACTCTGATCCTCCCCGCGGATGCGTCTAATGAAAATAGAGGAAGATGTTCCGCTCCGCATCCTCAGACGAGGCGCCTGCCTCCAGCCTCGCGTCGCACGCGAATTGCAAATGACAAACCGCTTGTTCCGATGGGAACGACCCGGTATTTGCAAATGCATGAAATATTATTCCGTTTTTTGTGACTTACAATGTAAACGTTTGGAGCGTAGACGTGCGAGGGTTTTTCGGTTAGGAGGAATTGATAGTTTTCTTTCTGAAGCATGCATAGTACTTTTGttgcataaatacatatacgtatAGTGAACTAGACAGTAATTACGCTACCTAACCCACCTAAAATAATCTTGACATTCATTACTCTACATAAGAACCAAGCCATCACTATTTTCACAATCGTAAAATCGGGATATTAGTTTAATATTAGCGATTCTATACACGGATAACAATGACAAAAGTAGGTATTATGATATTTTTAAATGCATTAGTAACATCGATCTATTTAGTTGATATAACCTGTTCATAGACCAATtcaataagtaatttacaaagtaagaaaatgttttaatttatcgcggATAACACAAATAACttttaaattactttaaaacggAAATGAATTCGGGGTGAGAGCTCGCTTATTTCGTTTGTTACGTCTTCAATTAAAGTGCGGAACACATTGCTGCattaaatcaaattaattgTTAACACTGGCAGAGTGTGCTCTTTGTAAGTTTGTAACAAACTTGCGCGGGCCGCCGGTTATTCGGTCGCGAATTAATGCCCTCTCGTAAAACAGGGTGTCGTAAACCGAACACCGTCACAAGTTCCAAGCGAGATGCAGATCAACTATTAATACATTTATTAGAAATCTCAAGTCTTGTACCttcatatgtataatattaatcatCTTTAGCACTGATATTAGCTACCGGTGATcttctttgtttttatatgaCAAACGATTAAtgagatatacctacctaatgattttcggtataggtacttaaatagaatagaatagaataaaatttacaaaaacatgtcATAAAAACGGTTTTAAACGTAGGTATGTACATGTTTGACAAGCTTTGCAACTCATACAGCTATAATTTTTTCTGATAGTCAATCTAtcaattagatttatttataggtTCTACTTTTTCTGaagacaaaataaagtaaattatttataatgagCGCGTTGTATTTTATGCGGTTAAACAGAGCATTACCTTCATAGTCCTTTACATAGTCACAACATTGTTCCTTATCCTTGCGACTTAATTTAAACCAAACCGACCAAACAGCTATCGTTCACCGCTTATTAAAAGGCAATTCGCGTGAAACACCGCAAAGACGCGGTGAAAAATCTTGCGGTGGCGACCGTCCCGAGTCTAATTAGGTCATTTGCCATAATTGCCGGCTCCAGATTGGTTTTTTCGCGTCGACAACGTCCCGCGGGACCCAGTACACTCTAATGAACACTTCTAGCGCTGAGAGCGTTGAATAAAAATCGAATTTCTTCGCAGCGGTCCTCTTAACAATGTAAAACGTggataccagggatgttgcgaacatccgcatccgcatccgcaaccgcggaacatccgcattatttttaacatccgcatccgcatccgcatccgcataaaatcgatgcggagcttatgcggatgcggatgtcgaacaagtcggtacaggaacgtcttagcggcggcgtaagtgctaggtaatttcgtcattacctataaccaggggtcggacaaaaagtgcggatgacgtcaaaccacttataggatgatttcaaatagtatttttgattttcataaacaattgtcacttatcatttatcaacctctttattaaacgatatcgccacttgaaatgagtaagtacgtttttgactgacacattgtcaatcagatgaacaataaattgacttcgttattgtttagctattgtatcttcatgattatatttagctaaaatttagctataaaagtgtaataacatcaaattctttttttatttttactaatcttacctactgttcccacttttgactattaaacctatttatctgaggatcccacagacttgttctaagtgttctaactaatttcaaataattataccttatggtaacaagtttcgtgaaatttattttattcactacatcaccctaccacctgtattattaattccatggatttatttacgattattttgttacttcattaatactactttgttactacatgtcacccggaagtttaaatacaaactcaaactgtgtgcaagattacgtcatttttacgtcatccgcactttttgtccgacccctgcctataacgaaatcgtctagatccagaaaagtcggcgaagttactgtttattaaatataacgcacctatattcttgctcaaatactaaaagtttggttttttttaataaaaaaatactaaaaatgtaatatttgacgttttataagtacctaatcttgacatccgcatccgcatccgcatccgcggatgtgagcctttaaaaatccgcatccgcatccgcatccgcggatgtcaaaaaatctgcatccgcaacatccctggtggatACAGTCCGTGTGCTGttgaaaatgttttgtttttacttTGATGGCTGACTGGGTACTGGGTACCTCCAAGTATAGTATTGTAAGGTATCGTGATTTTGTAATTATCTATATATACGCCTAAATAAATAGAACGTTCACCTTGCCTTTCGTAAGGACCCTCGTCGTTCGTCGCAGCTGTTcacttacctactcgtacagAACCTGTAAGCTGTCGATGCCCATCGGGCCTTGCTTACACTCTCGATGGCCAGCTCTTGGCATCTGTTTCGGCATACGCGGATCACTTACCTATTCGTTAATGTCTTGCGAGCTGTCAACGCCCGGCGGGCCCTGCTTGGGCTGTCGCTGGCCTAGCTCTTGACGCAGCAGCACCAGATGCTCGTACTGTTCGGCAGCTGTGTCTAGTAGCTCGACGCACGCGCGCATGGCCCCCGCCTGCTTACAACTCTCCTCTTCTACTGTCTTGTCCGCTGCTTGGCTTACTAGCATCACCCTTTCTACCATTTCATCCAACCTAAAAGGAAATTGAAGTGGTTACCTTATAACACTTGAGAATATCTAATGCTTTACTAATTTAGACGTGTGAAGATCGAGTCTGTAGAACACCGTAGCCGTACAAATTCAAGTAGAATACCTACACATATAAATGTGTAGGTATTAGTaccaataaatacattttatcaaTACTATAAGTAgttgattttttttagcattagaaataaggtaaacaatcttgatgtgtcttttaattgaaaaacacaaagttacggcaaatatgtaacaattatgaatctaatacgatcatttatattcttctgcttccataagtacataatagtttttgatttaaaaaaagcgtttttcaattaaaagacatgtcaagatcgcttaccttcttgcaagttctttctaatgctaaaaaaaagaactatacTTACTTTCGCTTTCTTATCTCAAGATGAATAAAAAACAGCAACAATACTAGGATAATAATGGCAGTATTTAACTGCAACCAAGTAAAGTGCTGGGCGAGGAAGTGGAAACGAGTCACTTGCACTTTAGGAACTACCATCCACAAGGAGAAGTTGGGTACCAGCAGGCTCAGGGGCAGAGTGAACGCTAGAAGCGCACCCGCTATAGCAATCCAGTCCCATTCTCTCATGTTAGCAGGCATAAGTGTTAGCCAAATTAAACTAGATGcttgtgaaataaaataatttaatttcattggAAATTTTGATAACGCATGACACGCATGCGAACGCCTGACATTTGTGTGACAACAACacagtaataacatatactaactAATCTATGACAACAACTAGTCTTTAAAAAGCAAATTTCCCTCTGCGCTTGAAAGAGGTTTCATTGAGTATGGCATTCGATGGTATCTGTGGTTGCTATAGGCCGAAATAAGCTGATCAAAGAGTGAAACATGGTcagtagtctgtgcggaaagaaaaaagtcgtggaatgtatggggcccagcaatacattccatgactcttctctttcagaacagactctacctatatagtaaaaagcatatattatatatgttttattagacAAAGTTGCGAGGCGTCAAATGGACCGGCTCGCCGGTGTGTCCATCACAGGCGCGGCACGACGACAGGCACTCACGCGGCATATCAATTTCCACTAGGTACACACAATAAAATTGGACGGTCTCCGGAGAGGGCTTAAACGATTCGCCGTTTTGTCTCGGGGCCCAGCTGTGTAATGACCGGGGCAGGAAAAAATTGTCAGCAAGAAAACGCGAGGGTAGTCGGGTTTATGTGAGCGCGGCAGCTGGCGGCGGCGACGCGCTCCTAACGGTCTCTGCTTACCTCGCAAAACCCGCGCCAATTTTATTTATCGAAAATATAAACCGATTTGCGGAGGGCCGTCGTAAATTCTGGACGGCCGATTTATAGCGGTTACAGGGCGCGCTTAAAACCAACTTGCTTCTTAAGAACTCCTCTTTCCATTCTTTATTTCCTTACGTAAACAGATCGTGATCTAATCTTGATAGTAAAAAGCCGATCTCTCATACAACCGTTTAACTTAGAAACTTATCGTTTTGTCGGTAAAGCTTTTCATTACTCTATTACTTTCCTTTCTAAATGCTTTCCCCTTAGACATATGTGGGATGTGGGCCATCATTAGGTACTTCAGCGTTCTAGCAAGCTTATATTCGTGGACGCATATTTGACTAATACAAgaggttattttattatatttatattaggtaGAGAGACTAGAGAGCCTACCACgcagtacagatgtagtgcataattatatattctccttcgtatttttacggaaacgtacgaacgtgtcagCTATTTCAGTCGGTCTCTGTAGGTTGATTGAAGTGGCATTACAAATacacgtttccgagaaaatacgaaggaaaacaattatgcactacatctgtatttaggtaggtactactacAAATTTGTCCGCAAAAGTGATCCGATACAAACCGTCAAGTAATGATCCAGCTAACCTCTCTCGGTCTCTCTCGGTTTAACCTTTCGTCTGTGTAAGTATGATAAAGGTACCGGTCTATAGGTGTACAGCACGGCACGACTGAGGTGAACCCAAGATTTTATACCGCCACACACATACGAAAATGCCTACAAGTTACCTGCATATACgtatacacatacatatatgtaatacaataatagttcgtttttttagcattagaaaacactacgcaatcttgacgtgtctttttattaaaaaacacttttgaaaaataagtcacggcaaatatgtaacaattatgaatcatgtacgattatttacattattttgctttcataagtgaATTTTAGTGATTTTTGCTGATTTATAAAAatcgtttttcaattaagagacacgtcaagatcgcgtagtcttttctaatgctaaaaaaaaacgaattataggaAGTGAATAAAGCCAAAGCCCCATGGCCACATGCCAGGTGACATACCTAAAATCAGAAATAATTTTCGTGTGTGAAATTATCAGAGAAATCAAGATACTAAGATATCTCTTTAAATACCGCCGTTTCATTATGTAAGTACAAGCATCACCTTAAGCACCTACCTTTAATATGTAACTGCACCATTTAAAGTCACTCTCAAAGATAATTTCTACTTCCGTAGGTACGTAAACAATCATAGTTTAATTGAGTAAGTGGtacctagggtttgctcccgggaaataccggtaccgaaagtaccgggaattcccgggatttagagccaagcaaagaaccatgatttcaaaattaaaatcccggtacgtaccgggattttcgggactaaaatttccggtacaatatttgactgctttctgttacttagcatgaaatatcatgttttataaagaaaataaatatattttatcaatctaaggctgtacggatatgatggtcattcttgtctacgtgacagcgtgataaaacggtgtccgtcactttctttcccacggtgttaaacagtgacagttattttatcacgtggataaagatggataaagctatccataataggctggctgatggtaatacttttacggctgaccactacattaaaataaataaaaaaaaagtcaataggTTTggcaatgccgacaatataaaattgcgtaatttgatacttcaaggtttaagggcataaatgtttgtacgataaataattttatacgaacaatcagttatttcatttttgtatactaactagaagcaaaaatagagacaattttgtaattaataaaatactacttttaattcaaattcaaacacggtacctacttataagaaactcacaaatgataatgatattttaaatgaattaataattctggctgaataatttcttgatgtgtcgtattgatagttctgttattatatgttcgaaggtccacagcccattttgaacgcatgcgaaaattatcatttttttttatcctttttcacaaaacgtcttacatatttaaaaaaatgatgatattactgagccacaattcagtttttgccaatcaacaaagatagtaaaaatatcatgtagtttaggaaaaaaaaaacaaatggtataaagacacatattatggtacaagagaagtgtgtaccttcactgtgatacttttttattgttttaagaaagattcgtggtcgttttacgctttttttttactgaaaattgatgtgaaaactgatttttgaaggcagtcccgaaagtaccgaaaataccgggaaatcccggttccattttcgcccggtaccgaaaatcccggttcttttaaacagtaccggttctgcaatccctagtggTACCTTTGGTCGCGTGCTGTACAACATTTCCTCACGGAATTAACAAGCTCAGCAGCGACTAGATCGCGAACAGCTCCCGTGGGCCGCAGACGGGCCACACGAATCAATTAGGTGATTTGAGGGTACCTTTGCGTGTCAGCCCAGCGAGTCAATAAAAACCCTTAATGCACCCTTTGTAACTAGTttcaatatatgtaggtacatcagTACTTTCGCATGTCTGTCTACATATGTGTAAGGGTTATTACCTACTGTTATTAGTGTATAAAGACACGCTATCCTAGGTATAGTAGGTAGCAACACTAGCAACATCACTAGATAAGATGAAGGTCCTTGAAACATAAGTTAATGCAGTGTTTAGTTTGTACAAAGGCCGGGAAATTTATGGTATTGCCTGCCGAGTGTAATATTACCGGGCGAGTAAAGCGAGGGCGTTTAGAAACACAAGGCCTGCAATTCCTATTTCGGCCGAGGCATGTGTGATGTTGACCTATTTTTCTACTCttgttatgtacttatgtatattTTGAGTATCCTCGTGTCGCCTCACATATTGTGAAACCATTATTTAACTTCAGACTAGCACATACCTCTTAAGGACTTCAATGTCCGCTCATCCTCAGAATGGTCGTGGTTTATCGACAACGTTGCATTTCTATTGCTACTGTGTTAAAACgattatacatatatagttactatttaataaatacataactGGACTGTCTTAGgtcataatttcatcgacataGACTTATACCTAATAGTAAGTCCTAGTAAGTTGAAATTGTGAGTTATGGATAATACGTACTTACATTTCGCAGAAATGTAGATAGTAAGTTTATTATAAGTATATCAATATAAAAGAAGGTAGAAATTAAAACAACAATTATAGTAAaggattttaatatttattttactgagTGACGctacaaatgtataaaatatcaGTCACCTTATTTGAGAATTTGGTACTTACAATTGATAATGATCCATGTTCTGATATCATTAAAGCATTATGAAGGTATATGTAGTAGTAGACAtgcaattaatttaaaataatacaactTAAAttaggcaccaactttaaaaaatccaACCGGATGGGAATCTCATTCATGTTAAGAACTCGCATAGGTATACCTACGATGGctacaattttaattttcttatggctGAAATAATAACCCAAAAGTAGGTTTTTCTAAAAATGGCCAGAAGCCCCAGATATAGGTATATTCTTATCTTATaccattaaacgagcaattcttgtttatttatttatttatatatgtataatatatttcggggatctcggaagcggctctaacgatttcgatgaaatttactatatgggggttttcgggggcgaaaaatcgatctcgctaggtcttatctctgggaaaacgcacattttttgagtttttatatgttgtaatcattttaaaatgagagcgcaaCTTCTATTGTATTGCGGCGGCTATAGGTTATTTGTAAAACTATCACAGGATGGATATTTTGACGGGAATTTTTAACGGCTTCTAATTTTTTGGAGGtatactattgatgctgactgtacctacttatactagATATTTTGGTTTAGAATCTGAGTATGTTGAGGTTATGATATGCCAATTTTACCTTAAGATTATTATATGTAGGTTACCTATAGACTAACTTAATTTAGCGAACCTAATGACAAtggttgatgatgatgatggtgaatttcataaatacatatatacaatgaATGTGATGTGAGAGTGGATTTGGATATTAATGTCTAGGTTAGGTTTGCGTGGCTGATTATGACACAGAATAATTCTAGAACCGTATCTAGAATAATTAGAATTgtactatatgtacctatacctactccgAAAGACGCACGCCCTAGTGAATATGTCAGTGTAATAAAACATAGCTCATGAGACAAAGATAGCGCCTACGTTAATCAATCAATAAGCTGCCTGACTTTTAGGATACACAGCTACCGACGCGGAT contains:
- the LOC134648003 gene encoding uncharacterized protein LOC134648003 produces the protein MKLNYFISQASSLIWLTLMPANMREWDWIAIAGALLAFTLPLSLLVPNFSLWMVVPKVQVTRFHFLAQHFTWLQLNTAIIILVLLLFFIHLEIRKRKLDEMVERVMLVSQAADKTVEEESCKQAGAMRACVELLDTAAEQYEHLVLLRQELGQRQPKQGPPGVDSSQDINE